A stretch of the Mycolicibacterium celeriflavum genome encodes the following:
- the lipL gene encoding esterase/beta-lactamase LipL: MTGVKSREPSAALPHGVQGAADSNFACTVRSFRRLFPGRRYGGGALSIYLHGEPVVDVWTGYADRRGTQHWNADTGAMVFSVTKGLASTVIHRLADRGLIDYDTPVAEYWPEFGVKGKGRITVRDMMQHRAGLSHLNGCTKDELLDHRVMEQRVAAAPVNKLLFGHQAYHALTYGWLMSGLGRAVTGKSMRDLIREELAEPLDTDGLHLGRPPADAPTRAAQILAPQGTLANPVFNFIAPRVAALGVSGMFGSMYFPGMKAVVQGDTPFLDAEIPAANGVATARSLAKMYGAIANGGRIEGTQFLSEERVAALTGRPNYWPDRNIFVPLSFNLGYHSLPVPPGFMPGFGHAGLAGSVGWADPTSGLSFGFVHNRLLTRMVLDQATFAGLQALIRRDAARARRRGYQTVPDMGAPFWKVSRSVAG; this comes from the coding sequence GTGACGGGTGTCAAGAGTCGGGAGCCCAGCGCAGCGCTTCCGCACGGTGTCCAGGGCGCAGCGGATTCGAACTTCGCGTGCACCGTGCGCAGCTTCCGCCGGCTTTTCCCTGGCCGCCGCTACGGTGGCGGCGCGCTGTCGATATACCTGCACGGGGAACCCGTCGTCGACGTGTGGACGGGCTACGCGGACCGCCGCGGCACCCAGCACTGGAACGCGGACACCGGGGCGATGGTTTTCTCGGTCACCAAGGGCCTGGCCTCGACGGTCATCCACCGCCTGGCCGACCGCGGCCTGATCGACTACGACACGCCGGTCGCCGAGTACTGGCCCGAGTTCGGGGTCAAGGGCAAGGGCCGGATCACGGTGCGAGACATGATGCAGCACCGGGCAGGGTTGTCCCATCTCAACGGTTGCACCAAGGACGAGTTGCTCGACCACCGGGTGATGGAGCAACGGGTCGCGGCCGCGCCGGTCAACAAACTGCTGTTCGGCCATCAGGCCTACCACGCGCTCACCTACGGCTGGCTGATGTCCGGACTGGGCCGCGCGGTCACCGGCAAGAGCATGCGCGACCTGATCCGCGAGGAACTCGCCGAACCGCTCGACACCGACGGACTGCACCTGGGCCGCCCGCCTGCCGACGCGCCGACCCGCGCAGCGCAGATCCTCGCGCCGCAGGGCACGTTGGCCAACCCCGTTTTCAACTTCATCGCCCCGCGGGTGGCGGCGCTCGGCGTGTCCGGGATGTTCGGCTCGATGTACTTTCCCGGGATGAAGGCCGTCGTCCAGGGCGACACCCCGTTCCTGGACGCCGAGATTCCGGCGGCCAACGGGGTCGCGACCGCCCGCAGCCTGGCCAAGATGTACGGCGCGATCGCCAACGGCGGCCGTATCGAGGGCACCCAGTTCCTGTCCGAAGAGCGCGTCGCGGCGCTGACCGGCAGGCCGAACTATTGGCCGGACCGAAACATCTTCGTGCCGTTGAGTTTCAATCTCGGCTACCACTCGCTGCCGGTCCCGCCGGGATTCATGCCCGGCTTCGGTCATGCCGGCTTGGCCGGGTCCGTCGGCTGGGCCGATCCCACGAGCGGGTTGTCGTTCGGTTTCGTGCACAACCGGCTGTTGACGCGGATGGTGCTCGACCAGGCGACGTTCGCCGGCTTGCAGGCGTTGATCCGCCGCGACGCCGCGCGGGCGCGCAGGCGCGGATACCAGACGGTGCCCGACATGGGTGCCCCGTTCTGGAAGGTGTCGCGGTCGGTCGCCGGTTAG